A region of Argentina anserina chromosome 5, drPotAnse1.1, whole genome shotgun sequence DNA encodes the following proteins:
- the LOC126795470 gene encoding uncharacterized mitochondrial protein AtMg00810-like, whose product MNDELKALHDNQTWSVVPLPKGHKVVGARWIYKTKFHSDGTIERHKARLVARGFTQIFGVDYKETFAHVAKMNIVRVLLSVVVNSGWNLFQMDVKKMLFCMVTWRKMWFKRSHGNSSMFVRNGKMGRLIVLVYVDDLIIIGDSDSEIQALKKSLHSTFAIKDLGRLRYFLGIEMDQTPGQLFLNQRKYISDFLHEVGMQDTKIAHSPLPSNLNLDTESESLPDIAHYQRLVGKLIYLTITRPDITHAVRLVSQFMHSPHSYHLQLVKRILRYLKGSMTKGIFMKKHSHFKHEGYTDLDWAGNVLDRKFTTGFCTFVGGNLVTWKSKKQSVVARSSAEAEYRAMALAACELIWLKTLLSDLGIIVSTPIILHCDNQAAMHIAANPVFHKKTKHIEVDCHFIRNQVQSKLLSTAYIKSSEQLADVFTKILPTTQFGHLLFKLGSRDSLDLV is encoded by the exons atgaatgatgaattGAAAGCTCTACATGACAATCAAACATGGAGTGTTGTTCCTCTTCCAAAAGGACATAAAGTTGTTGGTGCTCGTTGGATTTAcaaaaccaaatttcactcAGATGGAACTATTGAGAGGCACAAAGCTAGATTGGTTGCTCGTGGTTTCACTCAAATCTTTGGAGTTGACTACAAGGAGACCTTTGCTCATGTTGCTAAGATGAACATAGTTCGTGTGTTGTTATCAGTTGTTGTGAATAGTGGATGGAATCTTtttcaaatggatgtaaaaaaAATGCTTTTTTGCATGGTGACTTGGAGGAAGATGT GGTTCAAAAGGAGTCATGGTAATTCTTCTATGTTTGTTCGAAATGGAAAAATGGGAAGACTCATAGTCTTGGTCTATGTTGATGATCTTATTATTATTGGAGATAGTGACTCAGAGATTCAAGCCTTGAAAAAATCTCTTCATTCTACATTTGCTATCAAGGATTTAGGAAGGCTGCGTTATTtccttggaattgaaatggatcaAACACCTGGTCAGTTATTCTTGaatcaaagaaaatatatttctGATTTTCTTCATGAAGTTGGTATGCAAGATACTAAAATAGCTCACTCTCCTCTACCTAGCAATCTTAATCTTGACACAGAAAGTGAGAGTCTCCCTGATATCGCTCATTATCAAAGATTGGTTGGTAAGTTAATCTACTTAACTATTACTAGACCTGATATCACTCATGCTGTTCGTCTAGTCAGTCAGTTCATGCACTCTCCACATTCATATCATTTGCAACTTGTTAAGCGTATCCTTAGGTATCTTAAAGGCTCTATGACTAAGGGAATTTTCATGAAAAAGCATAGCCATTTTAAACATGAAGGATATACAGATTTGGATTGGGCAGGAAATGTTCTTGATAGAAAATTCACAACTGGTTTTTGTACTTTTGTTGGTGGAAACTTGGTTACATGGAAAAGTAAAAAACAGTCTGTGGTTGCTAGATCAAGTGCAGAGGCTGAGTACAGGGCAATGGCTTTAGCTGCATGTGAACTCATCTGGTTAAAGACTCTTCTCAGTGATCTTGGCATTATTGTATCTACTCCTATCATCTTACATTGTGATAACCAAGCCGCAATGCATATTGCTGCAAATCCTGTGTTTCACAAGAAAACCAAGCACATTGAAGTGGATTGTCATTTTATTCGAAATCAAGTTCAGTCCAAGCTTCTTTCCACTGCATATATCAAGTCTAGTGAGCAGCTTGCGGATGTGTTTACAAAGATTTTGCCAACTACTCAGTTTGGTCATCTATTGTTCAAGCTTGGCTCTAGAGACTCTCTTGATCTAGTTTGA